The Nicotiana sylvestris chromosome 6, ASM39365v2, whole genome shotgun sequence genomic sequence ttctacatcatcttcatcactcacatctccctcttcttctccctcacctttttcactctcatatcctccatcttctctaagaatgatgtttcttctacttggacattcatgcatcatatgtccccttcctttacatttatgacattgaatagaactagaaggtgtaaaaggtttagggttaaaggttttacctccctctttgttctcaaatttacctttacccttgtcttcttgaggtctagaagaactcttcatctcatgatatggccatggcttcttggagatggtgcttgtccgacctttccacgagctagtctgctttcttttattttgattttctatctttacagacaaatcaactaactcatctattgttacatattgttgtaattctactacatcagttatttccttatttaaaccatttaaaaacctagccattgtagcctcttcttcctctgtacaattagcttggatcatagccatatccatagccttaaagtactcatccacagacatggacccttgcttcaatgtttgaagacgttgttgtagctctctttgaaagtgtgatggcacgaatctcttcctcatcaccctcttcatctcagcccaagtagcaactggtgcttgtccttcttgcaatctgtccctagcaagctttttccaccaaatagcagcatagtcagaaaactcaacaacaacaagtttaactttcttaccctcagagtagttgtgacaatcaaagatggcttcaacctttctctcccaatcaaggtacaagtctgggtcccttgctcccttgaatgatggcatcttcatctttatactacttatattgtcatcttctactctacctctttgtcccctcctatctcttcccaccctatcaaaatcaatatcattaaaatcatctatagggttttcttgatttacaatgggagcatggggtacatttctcctagcttggggtctaacattattttcccctaagttcagctattgtatcattttgatcagcaatggtatccctcatctcttggagttgcaaattcaacctttcaaattgttgatgcataGCTTGCAAAGTAAAATCATTTCTTACTTTAATTTCAGCTTCTTGGAGAACCCTTCAttcatcatcactacctgtacgcgacatctttaaaaaaaagtataaactgtatcacaaaaattagctctttttttttctcggaataacctttgaacaaaatactttgtagatttataattaaacccaactcgtatgaaattctaagtagtaaaattcagatttttggggaactaatgaaagaaaaaccaaatcctagaactattagactcggttgaaacatgacgcgaacaaaaaggaaatgattatatgtttagattagaaagaataagaaaatctaggatcccctcttcttgtttcctttgttaattttttggtaacaaattagatacaaaagaaatatcccggagagcacgcaattctattttttgttctaaaactgattttcgtttttttttaattttttttcttttcttttctttgatcttagtattcaagaaatcccaaaacttaccaagaacgaaatcttgataaaaaccgctctgataccacttgataacaactaggtcgggaatccaaattagagtaagaatttgagaagtaaatacggaagcaataacaacaaggaattgaacaactagaattaaagagatgaaaataaaggatatgggaagaattcaaggaaagtattccaagaacttccaagaacgtaagttctatagccttgacaagatcaaagtaacaacgtcttgatttatggaagaaatcaaacgcctttacttaaaaagcaaatcaaaacaatagattcggatcttgaccactttacgagtaacttgagacaacaattaataactagtattaatcgccttctaagaataccacaaaggaatcaaagatatcataaaagagaagtaatcttactaccttgaactaagaactagtaaaggttgaaagataaatctcaaagcacaagtaacaaaggttcaaaagaactctcaaagtatgatatacttaatcaataaatgttgtgtcttatgaatgagaagaactccttatttataggagttaaaagcacttaaaataatgtagggggttgctaaaaagtcatctaaattaggtagggggctgctaggggtcacaatagccatcaaacttaggtaggtggctcctaaggggtaacaaaagccatcaaaattaagtgggggcggccaaatccttttggggcagatttgggccttaaaactattagtttgggccattggtttggactccaattgggctccttttgaaacacccccttttggacctcttttaaggtcattttgagccctattggtggacttcaagggctgatttggtaacccaatcttcctcctcttggacttcaatttggactaccaaataattgtaaaacttggacaattcatctcctttgggcttgagctcttcctctacaattaaaagcttctttatttgccattgaagtctagcaaccttagcttgcaactctttagcttgagatcttgtaaatggccttggagcttccaaaactctatcatctctatcattgtccttaactatatccttgttcttgatgctatcattccccccttcttgaaaagaattcgtcctcgaattcgatcctacatcaaacaaagataagtcagcaacattaaatgtggcacttacttggaactcaccaggaaggtccaacttgtaagcattgtctccaatcctttcaaggacttgaaatgggccatctcctctaggatgcaactttgacttccttttggaaggaaatctcaTGCTGCTAGAGAATATGATAGTGTCATTTGCAAAAGACAGGTGATTGATTTTAGGTCCTTGATCATTCATAAAATAGCCTTTGTATCTACTATTGGTGTATAGATTATTAAGCATCTGGGAAAGTAATTCTGCATAAAGTATAAATAGAGAAAGGGATAGAGGGTCTCCCTGTCTAAGGCCTCTTCCTGATTTGAAGAAGCCATGTCTGCCACCATTCACAATGATGGAATACCAATTGTTAGAAATGAATCCGTGAATTAGATCAATCCATACTTCTGCAAATCCCAATTTCCTCAACATGAAACATAAGAAAGGCCAAGAGACTCTGTCGTAGGCTTTAGCCATATCCAGTTTGATCACCACATTAGCTCCTTTCCTTGGTTTGCCAATATCATTGACAAGCTCCTGTGCTAGTAGAATATTTTCAGTTATGGCTCTTCCTTTAACAAAACCACTTTGGTTTTGAGTGATGATCTTGGGAAAAATTTTGCTTAATCTAGCATTTAGAATTTTAGCAATAATTTTGCTAGAAACATTGCACAAGTTGATTGGCCTGATGTCAGAGAAGCTTTGAGGGGCCTCCACTTTAGGAAGCATAATGATATATGTATGAGTGAAGAATTTAGGCAATGTAGCTCCCTGAAAGAAGGAAACCACAGCTTCAAAGAGATCTTCATGaataataggccaacatgattgatAAATTTACCGGTCAAACCATCTGGACTAGGGGAGCTATGAGGGTCAATAGAGAACACAGCCTCTTTCACCTCCTCTAGATTAGGAATGATAGTAATATCATCATTGTCTTCATTGGTAACAACTCTTTTTACCACACTTAGTACATTACTATCCTCAACAGTGATGTCGGCAGAAAACAAGTGATCAAAGTAATTGAGAGCTGCATCTGCAATTTCATTGCTTCCTTCAACCCAGTTGCCTTCCATGTCCTTAATCTTCTGGATAGTTAATCTTTTTCTCTTATTCTTAATGATCCATGGAAGAAAGCAGTATTGGCATCCCCCTCTTTCAACCATTTGACTCTCGCCTTTTATGCCTCAGAATATTATCCTGAAGCTTAAGATATCGAGTAAAACTGGCCTTAGAAAGATTCATTCTCTTTATAGGACAATTGTTGGTCAAGGAGGCTTCTTCAAGGCTTCTAATGAGGATtttcaatttcttaagttcctcataGATATCCCCAAATGCCTCTCTTGACCATGAATGGAGGGAGTTGCAAGTGTTCTTGTTTTTCTGATGTAGGATATATAGGGAGTTTTCTACCACATTAATATCCCATGCATGTTGTACCACATCCAAAAAGTTTTTATGCTCAGCCCAAATGTTAAGAAATTTAAAGTATCTTGTGAAATCAACATTGTTAGCTTTGCAAGTAATAAGTGAAGGGGCATGATCTGAGTAGGATCTGGACAAGTGAGTAACAGAGGTCCCTCCAAAGCTATCAAACCATTCAGAGTTATATGCTCGCCTATCAAGCCTTTTCCATATGGTGTTAGGAGGGTCCCTATTATCACACCATGTATACATGGAGCCAAAAAAACCTACATCCCGGAGATTGGAGTCAGTTAGGCAGGAGATGAAGTCAAAGCTTTCTTCAAATCTGTAAGGCCTTCCTCCTATAATTTTAATGTTAGAGCCTTGTGAACAAGGTCGTGGTAGGGATTTATTCTTGAAGTTAAATATTTCAGCGTGAAATCATATTAATTAGCCCCCAAACAAGACACAagatgaaaaaaaagaggaaaaaaaaaggtGAGGTGGGGGAAACAGGAATTAGGAAAAGTGGGTGAGAACCCGACCCGCAGGTGCATTCATGAACCTGACCTGAACTTATAGCCTGTTTAGCCAAGCTTCTCAagaggccaaaagtgctttttttttttttcaaaaacacttttttttcctaacttgaggtgtttggccaagcttatttggggaaaaaaagtgcttttgggaagaagcagaaacagtttcagagaagcagaaaaaagtagcttatttccaaaagcagaagcagaagcagttttggcttttcttcttacctaaaatacccttaacaaaatatagtatataccaaaataacccttaaacctaatacttaggatattaatttataaatatttcttcttatttttaggaaaactttctaatatatagtgactttagggatgaatgcttttatatttgttgaaggaattttaatatatttaacttatattaaaagaattaagtactttttaattttattttcatattttacttgaataaaatgaattttttattaattattgcatgtaataacaaaattttgagattatttattcacttataatattaattattaagtaatctattcatgtccttattcgtaatttgacacttaaaagcactttctaaaaagtttggccaaacacaaattatttctcaaaagtacttttcagactgattagccaaacacaaactgcttctctacaaaagtacttttttcaaaagcatttttgaaaaaaacacttctcaaaataagctgatttttccagcttggccaaacaggctattagtcaAACATATAAATAAGGAAACTCAGCTAATGCCAAAAATTGCAATCCTCTTCTCTGGATCAGAAAGATAAGCTCCAACACTGCGGTTTCAACAACCAGCCACTTCCTAAATCTTCTCTTCTACTGGTAAGTACTCAAAGATTCAATCTTTTTCGTGAATCCGTCAAAGGGTACAGAGTTGTGTTCTGTAATTAAATAAATGAAAAGAATGGAATATTTATTATTAGTGAGTTTTCTGTACTTGGTATTAAAGTAATTAAAATCCACCTTATTGTTCTAATTTTTTGAAACTGATTGTTATTTCTAACCATCCCAAATCCCTGCACTTGAAATCAATTAAACTAAGATATTCCTAAAATCTCAACCTGTTGGCCTTCATTTGACTTGAGGCTAATTTGTTAAAGATATTAACATCTTAAATAACTAATGAATAATTATTCTGTGTACCAAGATTATTCTATTAGTGATTAGAGAGTGGACTGCAATTTGTATAAGAATTAATGAAGTGGTCTTTTTGAGAATTATAATCCAAGATCATTAGCTGAAATTGATTGATTAGAGGTATAGTTGGATAATTAGCCTAATGTAACAGATAAAACTCTTATGAAACTCAAACTGCAGGTGCAGTCCTGGTTAATCCCTTCCCTTTTTAATTTGGTCCTATGTTCTTAATTAAATTTGCTGTGATATACTTCctaaggggagccttggcgtaactggtaaaattgttgtcatgtgactaggaggtcacgggttcgagccgtggaaacagcctttTGCAAAAATGTATAGATTGTGTATAATAGAATCTTGTGGTCCGGTCCTTCTCGAATCCCGCGCAtagtgggagcttagtgcaccggggcGAATTCTATCAAAtacaaagagagaaaaaaagaggcgAAAAGCTAGTTGAAGAAGTGTGTGAATGTTAAATATTTCTAGAGTGGATTATAGTAATTCTTAGGAAGCAAAAGTGAAGTTTTTGAGCTGTTGTTTAGAGTTATAGGTCTGATTCAAATGGCTGATGAGGAGAGAGATCTAATTGAGATCTTGGAAGAGAATAATCCAATAGACACCAACAAATATACTCGTTATGTTCGTTCTCCCAAATGTGGAGCTATAGCAACGTTTGAAGGTACCACACGCGACACCTTTGAGGGCAAGGAAGTCTTAGAGTTAAAGTATGAAGCATATGTTCCAATGGCGATACGTTGTTTAAAAACCCTCTGTTCTTCTGCCCGAGCATCGTGGGATATCCACTCGATTGCAGTTGCCCACTGCTTGGGTACTGTTCCTGTTGGAGAGACTAGTGTTTTTGTTGCAATATCGTCTGTCCATCGAGCGGATGCATTGGATGCTTGTAAGTTTCTGATTGACGAGCTTAAAGCATCAGTTCCGATATGGAAGAAGGAGGTATATACAAATGGAGAAGTGTGGAAAGAGAATAAAGAGTTTATAGAAAGGATGCCAGATCTTGGGAAGACATCACATGATCAAGCCGGCGCTTGCTCTGGTAAAAAGAAAGTGGAGGCACATGAGAGAAAGAGTTGCTGTGGGACAAAGGTTAAAGTCAATGATGAAACTTCAGATTCTTGTAGCTAGTTCTGAAGCACATGTTGTTGTATTTCGTTCAAACACCTTCACTTCTCAACGAAACCGGAAAAAAAAGAATGGTAATTCATTCTTCTTCCAATTTCCTTTTCCTCTCTTGCTCTCATGTGACAGGTTTTTGTTATGAGTGTAATACCAACTATGAAATGTTCAGATCATAACATAAGGCAGTTTACATACTACAATGTGCTCTCGTTTAACTCGACAAATATTAATGCTTGCTTATGCCTCTACCTCCACAAATTTGCTCATTTGTAGCTTAATCATTCTCAACATTGTCTTTCAAAATCAGTTCTCCCAAGATCTTTCTCTATTTTTCATGACACAATATCATGCCACACTGCAGGACAACTTTAGATAATCTGACATCATTGCTATCATTTTGTTGTGTAAAAATCATTTTCAGTCTTCTATTCCACAAATGTTAACAGCCAAATCATTCTTAGTGTCCTCTAAATCAGTTTTTTAAATCAGTTTTTCAAGTTCTTTTTCCCTATTTCCTAGagaagggcagcccggtgcactaagttcCCGCTATGTGCAGGGTCCGGGGAAGGCCCGGATCACCAGGGTCTAACTTacacagccttaccctgcatttctccaagaggctgtttccacggctcgaacccgtgacctcctgggcACATGGCAATAACTTTACCGGTCACGCCAAGGCTCCCCTCGCCTATTTTCCACGAGAAGATAACAACAATTAACTGATATCTTAAGCTCCAATTTATGTTTGACAGActtcataatatatatatatatatatatatatatatatatatatatatatacttctatTATATGAGCTAAAAACCAAGGGAATGAATTTGTACAATTGTGCATCTAACGTGGATTGTGGATATGCAATGTATTTAAGAACTCACTGAACTGTAGGTTTACTTTCTTGCGAAATCAATGAAATATAAATCGCGTGTCTCAAACTTGGATTTTAATGTCAATCTCCTCTTTAACAATTCAAGCTAAATctgtttggtttctcaatgtatCCTTAGGAAGCAGGAATATAATGAAGTTGCTGTCCTGTTTTGCAAAGCTTCTAAAAGAACATGTAGAAGGCAACCCAGCTTGGCGAATCTTATCCCCGCTTAACGAATTGGATTGCCTACCTCCACTTATCATTTTTCGTTTCATGTTTGGGATGTGTTTGATGTTTAATATATTCCCTGATGTCAGAGTAAATATACACCTGGCTGCTTTTTGTTTTATCATAATTGGGCAAACTTTTCCTCGGGAATGTTTATTACGAGTTTCAAAAAAGTTACCACGTGTAAAGAGCTTACTATATAATTTGCTGTTCGAGGCTATCGATGGAAGAGAATAGAGAGCTTAAGACTGAAATTTTTGGGAAATGTTAATAGGGGGTCAATTCGACGTGTCAACTATAAAAGCAAATTTTAGTATAAAACAGAGGTGTTCTAGAGCAAAACATAAATCATATTGCATTATTCGTGTTTTTATATTATGCCCGTTTTGGAACAAGGGCATCCGTATCTCGTTTATTTAATCATACAACTAGGAGTAACAAAGAGTTGAAAAATGGACTGATTCATCAGCTGCCTGCTAGA encodes the following:
- the LOC104220616 gene encoding molybdopterin synthase catalytic subunit, translating into MADEERDLIEILEENNPIDTNKYTRYVRSPKCGAIATFEGTTRDTFEGKEVLELKYEAYVPMAIRCLKTLCSSARASWDIHSIAVAHCLGTVPVGETSVFVAISSVHRADALDACKFLIDELKASVPIWKKEVYTNGEVWKENKEFIERMPDLGKTSHDQAGACSGKKKVEAHERKSCCGTKVKVNDETSDSCS